From Shewanella yunxiaonensis, the proteins below share one genomic window:
- the dapB gene encoding 4-hydroxy-tetrahydrodipicolinate reductase — protein MSTSVRVAIAGSGGRMGRTLIEAASQQPMITLGAAIERAGSSLVGVDAGELAAVGKLDVLVTDNLDSVADSFDVLIDFTSPEGTLANIDWCVRHEKPIVIGTTGFNSAQKAQLEAFAEQLPVVFAPNMSVGVNLMWKLLEITAKVMGDYTDIEIIEGHHRFKKDAPSGTALKMGEVIAETLGRDLEKVAVYGREGITGERDRQTIGFATIRAGDLVGEHTAMFADIGERLEITHKASSRMTFANGAMRAALWLPEQSAGLYDMQQVLGLKPL, from the coding sequence ATGAGTACAAGCGTCAGAGTTGCCATTGCCGGGAGTGGTGGACGCATGGGCCGTACCCTTATCGAGGCCGCCTCTCAGCAACCGATGATCACGCTGGGTGCCGCAATTGAGCGTGCTGGGTCCAGTCTGGTTGGTGTTGATGCTGGTGAATTAGCCGCTGTGGGAAAACTGGATGTGCTTGTCACGGACAATCTGGATAGCGTTGCCGACAGTTTTGACGTGCTGATAGACTTTACCAGTCCAGAAGGCACCTTGGCTAATATCGACTGGTGTGTGCGCCATGAAAAGCCGATAGTTATCGGCACAACTGGCTTTAATTCTGCGCAGAAAGCGCAGTTGGAAGCATTCGCTGAACAATTGCCGGTGGTGTTTGCACCTAATATGTCCGTTGGCGTGAACCTGATGTGGAAGTTGCTGGAAATCACTGCCAAGGTGATGGGTGATTACACCGACATCGAGATCATTGAAGGTCATCATCGGTTTAAGAAAGATGCGCCATCCGGTACCGCGTTGAAAATGGGCGAAGTGATAGCGGAGACCCTCGGTCGGGATCTGGAAAAAGTGGCCGTCTATGGTCGTGAAGGGATCACTGGCGAACGGGATCGGCAAACTATTGGCTTTGCCACTATTCGTGCAGGGGATTTAGTGGGTGAACACACTGCCATGTTTGCCGATATTGGTGAAAGGTTGGAGATCACTCATAAGGCGTCGAGTCGTATGACATTTGCCAATGGTGCCATGCGAGCCGCACTGTGGTTACCTGAACAAAGCGCTGGTTTGTATGATATGCAGCAAGTGTTAGGACTGAAACCGTTATAG
- the rlmE gene encoding 23S rRNA (uridine(2552)-2'-O)-methyltransferase RlmE, with product MVGKKRSASSTRWMQEHFDDHYVKLAQKRGLRSRAAFKLEELQQKDQLIKPGMTVVDLGAAPGGWSQVAVKLVGEQGKLVACDILPMDPIVGVDFLQGDFREESVLATLLEMVGDDKVDVVLSDMAPNMSGSDAMDQPRAMYLVELAFDMCHQVLAPGGSFAVKVFQGEGFDEFMKAVKQAFTTVRTRKPESSRARSREVYLVATGYKL from the coding sequence ATGGTAGGGAAAAAACGTAGCGCCAGCTCAACGCGCTGGATGCAAGAACACTTTGATGATCATTATGTGAAGTTGGCTCAGAAGCGCGGTTTGCGTTCGCGGGCAGCTTTTAAGCTTGAAGAGTTGCAACAGAAGGATCAGCTGATTAAGCCCGGCATGACCGTCGTCGATTTGGGGGCTGCTCCTGGTGGCTGGTCTCAGGTCGCGGTTAAGTTAGTGGGTGAACAGGGAAAATTAGTCGCTTGTGATATTTTACCGATGGACCCAATCGTGGGCGTCGATTTCCTTCAGGGCGATTTTCGTGAAGAATCGGTACTCGCGACCTTGTTAGAAATGGTGGGTGACGACAAGGTTGATGTTGTTTTGTCGGATATGGCACCGAATATGAGCGGTTCTGATGCGATGGATCAGCCAAGAGCCATGTATCTGGTGGAGTTGGCATTCGATATGTGTCATCAGGTATTGGCACCCGGTGGCAGTTTTGCTGTCAAAGTATTTCAGGGGGAGGGTTTTGACGAGTTTATGAAAGCCGTTAAGCAAGCTTTTACGACAGTCAGAACCCGTAAGCCAGAGTCTTCCAGAGCACGTTCTCGCGAAGTGTATCTGGTGGCTACCGGCTACAAGTTGTAG
- the folP gene encoding dihydropteroate synthase, whose product MFELVSGTKRLNLDEPKVMGILNVTPDSFSDGGQFRAFEAACRHADAMIASGTHFIDIGGESTRPGAAEVSVAEELARVVPLVEYIVANSDVWVSVDTSKPEVMEASVAAGAHLINDIRSLTEPGAMEVAAKLQVPVCIMHMQGQPRTMQSAPHYENLLKDVDDFFIERITSCEAAGLPKELLLLDPGFGFGKTVEHNYQLLAHLQDFAKFDLPLLIGLSRKSMIGNLLGRPVAERLAGSLSGALLAAINGAHIIRVHDVPETLDVLKVLAATRKAY is encoded by the coding sequence GTGTTTGAATTGGTGTCGGGCACAAAACGCCTGAATTTAGATGAGCCCAAAGTGATGGGCATACTCAATGTTACTCCGGATTCTTTTTCTGATGGTGGGCAATTTCGCGCATTCGAAGCCGCGTGTCGTCATGCGGATGCAATGATAGCGTCGGGGACGCACTTCATTGATATTGGCGGCGAGTCTACTCGACCAGGCGCTGCGGAAGTGAGTGTTGCTGAGGAGCTCGCCCGAGTGGTTCCGTTGGTGGAGTATATCGTCGCTAACTCCGATGTTTGGGTTTCTGTGGACACCAGTAAACCTGAGGTGATGGAGGCATCTGTCGCTGCAGGCGCACATTTAATCAACGATATCCGCAGTCTTACCGAACCGGGGGCGATGGAAGTCGCTGCTAAGTTACAAGTGCCAGTATGCATTATGCATATGCAAGGGCAACCCCGTACGATGCAGTCTGCCCCGCATTATGAAAACCTGCTAAAAGACGTTGATGATTTCTTCATTGAACGTATCACTAGTTGTGAAGCTGCTGGCTTACCTAAAGAGCTACTATTATTGGACCCCGGATTTGGTTTTGGCAAAACGGTAGAACATAATTATCAGCTATTGGCTCACCTGCAGGATTTCGCCAAATTTGATTTACCACTGCTGATCGGTTTGTCGCGCAAGAGTATGATAGGCAATCTTTTGGGGCGTCCGGTTGCTGAACGGTTAGCGGGTAGCCTGAGTGGGGCACTACTGGCGGCGATTAATGGCGCCCATATTATTCGAGTACATGATGTACCGGAAACGCTGGATGTGTTGAAGGTACTCGCGGCAACGCGAAAGGCATACTAA
- the carA gene encoding glutamine-hydrolyzing carbamoyl-phosphate synthase small subunit encodes MAWLITEVALTKSALLVLEDGTVFTGTAIGADGIAVGEVVFNTSMTGYQEILTDPSYSRQIVTLTYPHIGNTGTNTEDTESSAIHACGLIIRDLPLLASNFRSQQSLSDYLTTNNVVGIADIDTRKLTRILREKGAQSGCIMAGDVDADKALAAAKAFPGLKGMDLAKEVTTDRAYQWRQGTWSLEGGLPQDKAADEFKFKVVAYDFGVKRNILRMLVDRGCDVTVVPAKTPASEVLAMNPDGIFLSNGPGDPEPCDYAISAIKSFLQTDIPVFGICLGHQLLALASGAKTMKMKFGHHGANHPVKDIEKGTVMITSQNHGFAADEASLPANVKVTHKSLFDGSLQGIHLTDKPAFSFQGHPEASPGPHDCAPLFDHFIELIEQYRQAKQ; translated from the coding sequence ATGGCTTGGCTCATTACGGAGGTCGCGTTGACTAAGTCTGCCTTACTCGTACTCGAAGATGGAACCGTCTTTACTGGCACAGCGATTGGTGCCGATGGAATAGCAGTCGGAGAAGTGGTTTTTAACACTTCAATGACGGGATATCAAGAGATTCTTACCGATCCCTCCTATTCCCGTCAGATAGTAACCTTAACCTACCCGCACATCGGTAACACCGGTACTAATACCGAAGATACTGAATCTAGTGCGATTCATGCCTGTGGCTTGATCATTCGTGATTTACCACTCCTGGCAAGTAATTTCCGTTCACAGCAGTCACTCAGTGATTACCTAACCACTAACAATGTAGTAGGTATTGCGGATATCGATACCCGTAAACTGACTCGTATCCTGCGTGAAAAAGGCGCTCAGTCTGGCTGTATCATGGCGGGCGATGTTGATGCTGATAAGGCATTGGCAGCCGCTAAAGCTTTCCCTGGCTTGAAGGGAATGGATCTCGCTAAAGAAGTAACGACTGACCGTGCTTATCAGTGGCGTCAGGGAACCTGGTCACTGGAAGGTGGTTTACCGCAAGACAAAGCTGCGGATGAATTCAAATTTAAAGTTGTCGCCTATGACTTCGGCGTTAAGCGCAACATTCTGCGAATGCTGGTGGACCGCGGTTGTGATGTCACTGTGGTGCCAGCCAAAACGCCTGCGAGCGAAGTGTTGGCGATGAATCCTGACGGTATTTTCTTGTCCAACGGTCCTGGTGACCCAGAACCATGTGACTATGCCATCAGCGCAATTAAGAGCTTCCTGCAGACCGATATCCCAGTCTTTGGTATCTGTCTTGGCCACCAGTTATTGGCTCTGGCCAGTGGTGCCAAAACCATGAAGATGAAGTTTGGTCACCACGGTGCCAACCATCCAGTGAAAGATATCGAGAAAGGTACTGTGATGATCACCAGTCAGAACCACGGTTTTGCTGCTGACGAAGCCAGTCTGCCTGCGAATGTCAAAGTGACGCATAAATCACTGTTCGATGGTTCACTGCAAGGTATCCATCTGACGGACAAACCTGCATTCAGCTTCCAGGGGCATCCAGAAGCCAGCCCTGGTCCGCACGATTGCGCACCGCTGTTCGATCATTTTATCGAACTGATTGAGCAATACCGTCAAGCTAAGCAGTAA
- the yhbY gene encoding ribosome assembly RNA-binding protein YhbY translates to MNLTTKQKQYLKGLAHSLKPVVLLGANGLTEGVLAEIDNALAYHELIKVKVAAEDRELKHAIVDAITRETQSEKVQVIGHVLVLYRQSEEKKIALPKAK, encoded by the coding sequence ATGAACCTGACAACCAAACAGAAACAGTATCTGAAAGGGCTGGCCCACAGTCTGAAGCCAGTGGTACTGCTTGGTGCCAATGGCTTGACTGAAGGGGTACTGGCTGAAATTGATAACGCACTTGCCTACCATGAACTGATCAAAGTTAAGGTAGCAGCAGAAGATCGCGAACTGAAACATGCCATCGTTGATGCCATCACTCGCGAAACTCAGTCTGAAAAAGTGCAGGTTATCGGGCATGTACTGGTGTTATATCGCCAGTCTGAAGAGAAAAAAATCGCTTTGCCTAAAGCCAAATAA
- the ftsH gene encoding ATP-dependent zinc metalloprotease FtsH, giving the protein MSDMAKNLILWVVIAVVLMSVFQGFSPSSSSSQKMEYSTFLDDVRSGQVASVEFKSDQRTIEGVTKGGEKFVTVMPIYDQDLINDLDRKGVNMKGQEAEESGFLTQIFISWFPMLLLIGVWIFFMRQMQGGGGKGAMSFGKSKAKLMSEDQIKTTFADVAGCDEAKEEVKEMVDYLRDPTKFQKLGGRIPTGVLMVGPPGTGKTLLAKAIAGEAKVPFFTISGSDFVEMFVGVGASRVRDMFEQAKKSAPCIIFIDEIDAVGRQRGAGLGGGHDEREQTLNQLLVEMDGFEGNEGVIVIAATNRPDVLDAALLRPGRFDRQVVVGLPDVRGREQILKVHMRKIPVADDVQASVIARGTPGFSGADLANLVNEAALFAARGNRRVVTMEEFERAKDKIMMGAERRSMVMSEQEKESTAYHEAGHAIVGCLVPEHDPVHKVTIIPRGRALGVTFFLPEADSISENRRKLESRISVAYGGRLAEEIIYGPEKVSTGASQDIKQATAIARNMVTQWGFSDKLGPLLYAEEEGEVFLGRSMAKAKHMSDETAAIIDAEVKALIERNYQRARQLLNDNLDILHAMKDALIKYETIDANQIADLMARREVRAPADWNMDDKGSSDGSNGQKPHVEEPKDDASQADLSKPGETH; this is encoded by the coding sequence TTGAGTGACATGGCTAAAAATCTGATCCTTTGGGTGGTCATTGCCGTTGTGCTGATGTCCGTATTCCAAGGATTCTCGCCGTCTTCTTCCTCGTCGCAGAAGATGGAATATTCCACGTTTCTGGATGATGTTCGTTCTGGGCAGGTTGCTTCTGTTGAATTTAAAAGCGATCAGCGCACCATCGAGGGCGTAACCAAAGGCGGTGAGAAATTTGTCACCGTTATGCCCATTTACGATCAGGATTTGATTAATGATCTGGACCGTAAAGGCGTGAATATGAAAGGCCAGGAAGCTGAGGAATCGGGTTTCCTGACACAAATCTTCATCTCTTGGTTCCCAATGTTGCTGCTAATCGGCGTGTGGATTTTCTTCATGCGTCAGATGCAGGGCGGTGGCGGCAAAGGCGCAATGTCCTTTGGTAAGAGCAAAGCCAAGTTAATGAGTGAAGATCAGATCAAAACCACCTTCGCCGATGTGGCCGGTTGTGATGAAGCTAAAGAAGAAGTGAAGGAAATGGTGGATTACCTGCGTGATCCAACCAAATTCCAGAAACTGGGTGGCCGTATTCCTACTGGGGTATTGATGGTCGGCCCGCCAGGAACAGGTAAAACTTTGCTGGCAAAGGCAATTGCCGGTGAAGCGAAAGTGCCTTTCTTTACGATTTCCGGTTCAGATTTTGTTGAAATGTTTGTCGGTGTCGGTGCTTCTCGTGTCCGCGACATGTTTGAACAAGCTAAAAAGTCCGCGCCTTGTATTATCTTCATTGACGAAATTGATGCGGTGGGTCGTCAACGTGGTGCCGGTTTGGGTGGCGGTCATGACGAGCGTGAACAAACCCTTAACCAGCTCTTGGTGGAAATGGACGGCTTTGAAGGTAACGAAGGCGTTATCGTGATTGCCGCAACTAACCGCCCGGATGTGCTGGATGCGGCACTATTGCGTCCCGGACGTTTTGACCGTCAGGTCGTGGTGGGTTTACCCGACGTGCGCGGACGTGAGCAGATCCTTAAGGTCCACATGCGCAAAATCCCGGTGGCAGATGATGTGCAGGCCAGCGTGATTGCCCGTGGTACCCCAGGTTTCTCTGGTGCCGATTTGGCTAACTTGGTGAATGAAGCCGCTTTGTTCGCTGCCCGTGGTAACCGCCGTGTAGTGACCATGGAAGAGTTTGAACGCGCCAAAGATAAGATCATGATGGGTGCTGAACGTCGTTCTATGGTGATGTCAGAGCAGGAGAAAGAATCCACCGCCTATCATGAAGCTGGCCACGCCATTGTCGGCTGCTTGGTACCGGAACATGACCCCGTGCATAAAGTCACTATCATTCCTCGTGGTCGTGCTTTGGGGGTAACATTCTTCCTGCCGGAAGCTGATTCAATCAGTGAAAACCGACGTAAGCTGGAAAGCCGAATCTCTGTGGCTTATGGCGGTCGTTTGGCGGAAGAGATTATTTATGGCCCTGAAAAAGTATCGACAGGTGCTTCTCAGGACATCAAACAGGCAACAGCGATTGCCCGCAACATGGTGACCCAATGGGGCTTCTCCGATAAGCTAGGTCCCCTGTTGTACGCAGAAGAAGAAGGTGAAGTTTTCCTCGGCCGCTCAATGGCTAAGGCAAAGCACATGTCTGACGAGACTGCGGCGATCATCGATGCTGAAGTGAAAGCGTTAATTGAGCGTAATTATCAGCGAGCACGTCAGTTGTTGAACGATAACCTCGATATTCTGCATGCGATGAAGGATGCGTTGATCAAGTACGAAACGATTGATGCCAACCAGATTGCAGATTTGATGGCTCGTCGTGAGGTGCGTGCACCTGCTGATTGGAACATGGACGATAAGGGCTCTTCAGATGGTAGCAATGGTCAAAAGCCACACGTGGAAGAACCTAAAGATGATGCTTCTCAGGCAGATTTGAGTAAACCTGGTGAAACGCATTAA
- the greA gene encoding transcription elongation factor GreA — protein MNKVPMTLTGAEQLRKELEMLKFERRPALSEAIATARELGDLKENAEYHAAREEQGICEARIRDIEGKLSNAQIIDVTKMPNNGRVIFGATVTILNLDTDAEMTYRIVGDDEANIKENLISVNSPIARGLIGKNLGDEVGIQTPGGRTDVEIVSVDYI, from the coding sequence ATGAATAAGGTTCCTATGACGCTGACTGGCGCGGAACAGTTACGTAAAGAGCTGGAAATGCTGAAATTTGAAAGACGTCCAGCGCTGAGTGAAGCCATTGCCACCGCCCGTGAACTGGGCGATTTGAAAGAAAATGCGGAATATCATGCTGCTCGTGAAGAGCAAGGGATTTGTGAAGCCCGTATCCGTGATATCGAAGGTAAGCTTTCCAATGCGCAGATCATTGATGTGACCAAAATGCCTAATAATGGCCGGGTTATTTTTGGCGCAACGGTAACAATTCTGAATCTGGATACTGATGCTGAAATGACTTATCGCATCGTTGGTGATGATGAAGCGAACATCAAAGAGAATCTGATTTCAGTAAACTCCCCGATTGCCAGAGGTTTGATTGGCAAAAATTTGGGTGATGAAGTCGGTATCCAAACCCCTGGTGGTCGTACTGATGTTGAAATTGTGTCCGTAGATTATATCTAA
- the carB gene encoding carbamoyl-phosphate synthase large subunit, which translates to MPKRTDIKSILILGAGPIVIGQACEFDYSGAQACKALREEGFRVILVNSNPATIMTDPEMADATYIEPIHWEVVRNIIAKERPDAILPTMGGQTALNCALELEAKGVLKEFNVEMIGATADAIDKAEDRARFDQSMRKIGLECPRAGIAHSMEDAYKVLDQVGFPCIIRPSFTMGGSGGGIAYNVEEFEEICTRGLDLSPTNELLIDESLIGWKEYEMEVVRDRNDNCIIVCSIENFDAMGVHTGDSITVAPAQTLTDKEYQLMRNASMAVLREIGVETGGSNVQFGINPKDGRMVIIEMNPRVSRSSALASKATGFPIAKVAAKLAVGFTLDELMNDITGGRTPASFEPSIDYVVTKVPRFNFEKFAGANDRLTTQMKSVGEVMAIGRTFQESVQKALRGLETGKNGFDPIVDWQDPDAMQRMRHELKEPGAERIWYVADAFRAGMSMDEIYKLTNIDPWFLVQIEELIQLEAKVAATGLAGMDADFLYKLKRKGFSDARLADVLGISESEMRKLRYRLEIFPVYKRVDTCAAEFATDTAYMYSTYEEECEANPSNRDKIMVLGGGPNRIGQGIEFDYCCVHASLALKADGYETIMVNCNPETVSTDYDTSDRLYFEPVTLEDVLEIARIEKPKGVIVQFGGQTPLKLARALEAAGVPIIGTSPDAIDRAEDRERFQQAIRRLEMKQPENDTVTTVEGAVLAAEKIGYPLVVRPSYVLGGRAMEIVYEEQDLRRYFKEAVKVSNASPVLLDHFLDDAIEVDIDAVCDGKTVVVGAIMEHIEQAGVHSGDSGCSLPPYTLSHAIQDEMREQVRKLAFELGVVGLMNVQFAVQKNTIFMIEVNPRAARTVPFVSKATGVPLAKIAARVMAGQSLEEQGFTKEVIPPYYSVKEVVLPFNKFPGVDPLLGPEMRSTGEVMGVGDTFAEAYAKAQLGTTSKDIPKSGRALLSVRNSDKKRVADLAAKLIDLGYEIDATHGTAVVLGEAGINPRLVNKVHEGRPHILDRMKNGEYTYIVNTTEGRQAIEDSKQLRRGALRYKVNYTTTMNAAFATCMANTADDRNKVSSVQELHARVTK; encoded by the coding sequence ATGCCAAAACGTACTGATATAAAAAGTATTCTTATCCTAGGTGCCGGTCCCATCGTTATCGGTCAGGCCTGTGAGTTTGACTATTCCGGTGCCCAGGCTTGTAAAGCCCTGCGTGAAGAAGGTTTCCGTGTCATTCTGGTGAACTCTAACCCAGCCACCATCATGACTGACCCGGAAATGGCTGATGCCACTTACATTGAACCGATTCATTGGGAAGTGGTGCGCAACATCATCGCTAAAGAACGCCCTGATGCCATTCTGCCTACCATGGGCGGCCAAACTGCACTGAACTGTGCTCTGGAACTGGAAGCCAAAGGCGTTCTGAAAGAATTCAATGTGGAAATGATTGGCGCGACAGCCGATGCCATTGATAAAGCAGAAGACCGCGCTCGCTTCGATCAATCCATGCGTAAAATCGGCCTGGAATGTCCACGTGCAGGTATCGCACATAGCATGGAAGACGCCTATAAGGTGCTGGATCAAGTGGGCTTCCCCTGCATTATCCGTCCATCATTCACCATGGGTGGTTCCGGTGGTGGTATCGCCTATAACGTTGAAGAATTTGAAGAGATCTGTACCCGTGGTCTGGATCTGTCTCCAACCAATGAACTGCTGATTGATGAAAGCCTTATCGGTTGGAAAGAGTACGAAATGGAAGTGGTGCGTGATCGCAACGATAACTGCATCATCGTCTGTTCTATTGAAAACTTTGATGCCATGGGCGTGCACACTGGTGACTCCATCACGGTGGCGCCGGCACAAACGCTGACCGATAAAGAATATCAGCTGATGCGTAATGCCTCGATGGCAGTGCTGCGTGAAATCGGCGTGGAAACTGGCGGTTCCAACGTGCAGTTTGGTATCAATCCCAAAGATGGTCGCATGGTCATCATTGAGATGAATCCGCGTGTGTCACGTTCATCCGCTCTGGCCTCTAAAGCGACTGGTTTCCCGATTGCCAAGGTTGCAGCAAAGCTAGCGGTAGGTTTCACTCTGGATGAGTTGATGAACGACATCACTGGTGGTCGCACACCAGCGTCGTTTGAACCATCTATCGATTACGTTGTGACTAAAGTACCGCGCTTCAACTTTGAAAAGTTCGCCGGTGCCAATGACCGACTGACTACCCAGATGAAATCTGTCGGTGAAGTAATGGCGATTGGCCGCACTTTCCAGGAGTCTGTGCAAAAAGCGCTGCGCGGTCTGGAAACGGGCAAAAACGGTTTTGATCCGATTGTGGACTGGCAAGATCCCGATGCCATGCAGCGTATGCGTCATGAGCTGAAAGAGCCTGGCGCAGAGCGTATCTGGTATGTGGCTGATGCTTTCCGTGCTGGCATGAGCATGGATGAAATCTACAAGCTGACCAACATTGATCCTTGGTTCCTGGTGCAGATTGAAGAGCTGATACAACTGGAAGCTAAAGTGGCTGCAACCGGTCTGGCCGGTATGGATGCCGATTTCCTCTACAAGCTGAAACGCAAAGGGTTCTCTGATGCCCGTCTGGCTGATGTGCTGGGGATCAGTGAATCAGAAATGCGCAAGCTGCGTTACCGTCTGGAAATCTTCCCGGTTTACAAACGTGTCGATACTTGTGCGGCAGAATTTGCCACTGACACGGCTTACATGTACTCCACTTATGAGGAAGAGTGCGAAGCCAATCCGTCCAATCGTGACAAGATCATGGTATTGGGTGGTGGTCCGAACCGTATCGGTCAGGGTATCGAATTTGACTATTGCTGTGTGCACGCCTCGCTGGCACTGAAAGCTGATGGCTATGAAACCATTATGGTCAACTGTAACCCGGAAACCGTTTCGACTGACTACGACACTTCTGATCGTCTGTATTTTGAGCCGGTAACCCTGGAAGACGTACTGGAAATCGCGCGTATCGAGAAGCCCAAAGGGGTAATTGTACAGTTTGGCGGCCAGACTCCGCTGAAGCTGGCTCGTGCTCTGGAAGCAGCTGGTGTACCGATTATCGGCACCAGCCCAGATGCGATTGACCGTGCCGAAGACCGTGAACGTTTCCAGCAGGCTATCCGTCGCCTGGAGATGAAACAGCCTGAAAACGATACCGTGACCACCGTGGAAGGCGCTGTACTTGCGGCCGAGAAAATCGGTTATCCGCTGGTGGTACGTCCATCTTACGTGCTGGGTGGCCGTGCGATGGAAATCGTCTATGAAGAACAGGATCTGCGCCGTTACTTCAAAGAAGCGGTTAAAGTGTCCAACGCTTCACCAGTGCTGCTGGATCACTTCCTAGATGACGCTATCGAAGTCGATATCGACGCTGTTTGTGATGGCAAGACTGTGGTTGTCGGTGCCATCATGGAGCATATCGAACAGGCCGGAGTGCATTCAGGTGACTCAGGTTGTTCATTGCCGCCTTACACACTCAGCCACGCGATTCAGGACGAGATGCGTGAACAGGTGCGGAAACTGGCCTTTGAATTAGGTGTGGTTGGTTTGATGAACGTGCAGTTCGCCGTGCAGAAAAACACCATCTTCATGATTGAAGTTAACCCGCGTGCTGCTCGTACCGTGCCGTTTGTATCCAAGGCTACCGGTGTGCCATTAGCGAAGATCGCGGCTCGCGTGATGGCTGGTCAATCACTGGAAGAGCAGGGCTTCACGAAAGAAGTGATCCCTCCCTACTACTCAGTGAAAGAAGTAGTTCTGCCATTTAATAAATTCCCTGGTGTTGACCCATTGCTTGGCCCAGAAATGCGCTCTACCGGTGAAGTGATGGGCGTGGGTGATACCTTTGCAGAGGCCTATGCCAAAGCCCAATTAGGTACCACTTCCAAGGATATCCCGAAATCCGGTCGCGCCTTGTTGTCAGTACGTAATAGCGATAAGAAGCGGGTTGCCGATTTGGCTGCCAAGCTGATTGACCTAGGGTATGAGATTGATGCGACCCACGGTACTGCGGTGGTGCTGGGCGAAGCGGGTATCAACCCTCGGTTGGTGAACAAGGTGCATGAAGGTCGTCCTCACATCCTCGATCGGATGAAGAACGGCGAGTACACCTACATTGTGAACACCACTGAAGGTCGTCAGGCCATTGAAGACTCCAAGCAACTGCGTCGTGGAGCGTTGCGTTACAAAGTGAATTACACCACCACCATGAACGCTGCCTTTGCAACTTGTATGGCAAACACTGCGGACGATCGCAATAAGGTATCTTCTGTGCAAGAACTGCATGCACGCGTCACTAAGTAA